The following proteins are encoded in a genomic region of Candidatus Marinarcus aquaticus:
- the cutA gene encoding divalent-cation tolerance protein CutA — MTAIIIQTTCGCKKEAKKIAKLLVKEKLAACVQFQKIKSVYEWKNELCVDKEVLLSIKTKKENFEIIQRKIKDNHSYDLPEIVAIDISNASNEYLQFIEGNTK, encoded by the coding sequence ATGACAGCCATTATTATACAAACCACCTGTGGGTGCAAAAAAGAGGCCAAAAAGATTGCCAAACTTTTAGTCAAAGAGAAGTTGGCTGCGTGTGTACAGTTTCAAAAAATCAAGTCAGTTTATGAGTGGAAAAATGAGTTGTGTGTAGATAAAGAAGTATTACTCAGTATTAAAACTAAAAAAGAAAACTTTGAGATAATTCAAAGGAAAATTAAAGATAATCATAGTTATGATTTGCCAGAAATAGTTGCAATAGACATTTCAAATGCAAGCAATGAATACTTACAATTTATAGAAGGAAATACAAAATGA
- a CDS encoding thiazole synthase — MSEVLKIGKYEFNSRLIVGSGKYKDFQTTREATLASGSELITVAIRRVNIMNPNEENLLDYFKDTNVKLLPNSAGCFTADEAITTFRLMREATGIDIIKLEVIGDAQKTLYPDVIETIKACDVLKKEGFTIMAYTNDDPIIAKRLEDAGADAIMPLAAPIGSGLGIQNRYNVAFIKDAVSVPVIVDAGVGCASDAAIAMELGAEAVLTNTAIAGAQDPIAMAEAMKHAVIAGRMGYKAGRIPKKPYATASSPVDGLIQF, encoded by the coding sequence ATGAGTGAAGTATTAAAAATAGGAAAATATGAGTTTAACAGCCGTTTAATCGTAGGAAGCGGTAAATATAAAGATTTTCAAACGACACGTGAAGCGACACTTGCAAGTGGAAGTGAGTTGATTACTGTAGCCATTCGACGTGTGAATATCATGAACCCAAATGAAGAGAATTTATTAGATTATTTTAAAGACACTAATGTCAAACTTTTACCCAACTCAGCTGGGTGTTTTACAGCAGATGAAGCCATCACTACGTTCAGATTGATGAGAGAAGCAACAGGGATTGATATTATCAAACTTGAAGTGATTGGGGATGCACAAAAAACATTGTACCCAGATGTGATTGAGACCATTAAAGCATGCGATGTTCTTAAAAAAGAGGGCTTTACAATTATGGCGTATACCAATGATGACCCAATCATTGCCAAACGATTAGAGGATGCGGGGGCTGATGCTATTATGCCATTAGCTGCACCCATTGGTTCAGGACTTGGAATTCAAAATCGATACAATGTTGCGTTTATAAAAGATGCAGTGAGTGTACCCGTTATTGTAGATGCAGGTGTTGGATGTGCCAGTGATGCAGCGATTGCAATGGAGCTTGGAGCAGAAGCTGTTTTAACAAATACAGCAATTGCTGGAGCACAAGATCCAATTGCAATGGCAGAAGCGATGAAACACGCTGTAATTGCTGGTAGAATGGGCTATAAAGCGGGAAGAATTCCTAAAAAACCATATGCTACTGCGAGCTCTCCCGTGGATGGATTAATCCAGTTTTAG
- a CDS encoding NAD(P)H-hydrate dehydratase — MQKLFEEVNTLDRRCYEQYGLSEDILMEHAANSMAVYIQKNVEPHKSLLIVCGMGNNGADGIALARLLYPQYRVSLFIPFGVKSPMAQLQLQRAQKIGIHPVEQLMPCDVIVDCLFGSGLNRSLDELSIKLIQKLNSIRAFKIACDIPSGINQQGQITSIAFKANTTITMGALKTALYSDEVKDYVGKIKVASLGVDRTLYENESNLFLLEPLDIQLPLRMSQSTNKGHFGHLAVVVGMKKGAGVLACEAAFAFGCSLVSAITHENIDLPYHIMQSHKLPCKTSALALGMGLGNCEANEIESLLLSDLPKVIDADIFYHENIKSYLKQGVVVTPHPKEFCSLLKLCDIADIEVDELQKNRFKYALMFSAKFPEVVLYLKGANSIIAYDMKLYVNALGSAVLSKGGSGDVLSGLIGSLLAQGYDPLNATISASIAHTLAANSFEGNNYALTPQDIIQKVKTL; from the coding sequence TACGAACAGTATGGATTAAGTGAAGATATTTTAATGGAGCATGCCGCAAACAGCATGGCTGTTTATATTCAAAAAAATGTGGAACCTCATAAATCACTCTTGATTGTATGTGGTATGGGCAACAACGGAGCCGATGGTATTGCTTTGGCTCGACTTTTATATCCACAATATCGAGTCTCTCTTTTTATTCCATTTGGTGTGAAATCACCCATGGCACAACTGCAACTTCAACGTGCTCAAAAGATTGGCATACACCCCGTTGAACAACTTATGCCTTGCGATGTGATTGTGGATTGTCTTTTTGGTTCAGGCTTGAATCGAAGTTTGGATGAACTCAGTATCAAACTCATCCAAAAACTCAACTCTATAAGAGCTTTTAAAATTGCGTGTGATATTCCTTCTGGTATCAATCAACAAGGGCAGATTACTTCAATAGCTTTTAAAGCCAATACAACCATCACCATGGGTGCCCTTAAAACAGCACTTTACAGTGATGAAGTCAAAGATTATGTAGGAAAAATCAAGGTCGCTTCACTGGGAGTAGATAGAACACTGTATGAGAATGAGAGTAACCTTTTTTTACTGGAACCTTTGGATATCCAACTGCCTCTTCGCATGAGTCAATCAACCAATAAAGGGCATTTTGGTCATCTTGCTGTGGTCGTTGGCATGAAAAAAGGGGCAGGCGTGTTGGCGTGTGAAGCAGCGTTTGCTTTTGGGTGTTCTTTAGTAAGTGCAATTACACATGAGAACATTGATTTACCGTATCATATCATGCAAAGCCATAAACTGCCATGTAAAACAAGTGCACTTGCCTTGGGGATGGGATTGGGCAATTGTGAAGCCAATGAGATAGAGAGTCTGCTTTTAAGTGACTTACCAAAAGTGATTGATGCAGATATTTTTTATCATGAAAACATTAAAAGCTATTTAAAACAAGGGGTGGTGGTAACCCCACATCCTAAAGAGTTTTGCTCGTTATTAAAGCTGTGTGATATTGCCGATATTGAAGTGGATGAATTGCAAAAGAATCGCTTTAAATATGCCTTGATGTTCAGTGCAAAGTTTCCTGAGGTGGTGTTGTATTTAAAAGGGGCAAACTCTATTATTGCGTATGATATGAAGTTGTATGTCAATGCTTTAGGAAGTGCTGTATTGAGTAAAGGAGGAAGTGGCGATGTTCTGTCTGGACTCATTGGTTCGTTACTTGCGCAAGGGTATGACCCATTGAATGCCACAATCAGTGCTTCTATTGCACATACCTTGGCTGCAAACAGCTTTGAGGGCAATAACTATGCACTCACTCCACAAGACATCATTCAAAAGGTGAAAACATTATGA